TTGCTCTTTTTTTAGTTTTGAGAATAAAGGGAAAGTTAAGGCTGCAGGACTTATGGAGTTTATGCCAAAGAAAGAGAAATTTAAGTTTTATCAACAATACCAGGACTTAGTAGTAGATGAAAACGAAAAGTTTATTTTCTTAAAACCTCAGATGAAATGCCGAGTTAAATTCCGTAATTATACGAAGGAAGGAAAGCTTAGGATACCATCCTTTGTTGAATATATTTCTTAAAACGTCTCCTTATGAGTGGGCGTTTTTTTATTGAGTCGATTTTTGGGTTTTAAAAAAGGAAAATGTCTTTATGTGTAGAAATAATAGATGAAACCACATAAGGAGGAAGTTAACATGAATGATGATTCTAAATTAGTTGCTGGGAAGATTCTAGGTGAAATTTACCGAGTTCAAAAACAACAAGGTATATGCAGTGTCTCCGATAGTACAATTTTCGGTTTACTAAATGGTTTTCAAGAAGCAATTGAGTCTGAGATTGATGGACTTAATTTTGTTAGTAAGGGGCAAGTCAGTGTTGTTTGTGATGCGTTAGAACCATATTTCAAAGAAGAAGTTCCTCTAGATGAACTTAATTTTCTTGATTTTAGAATGGAATTAGAAAGAAAAGGTATTAGTCATGGGAGGTTAATTGATATCCTAAAATATCTTAGAGCTTCGAACTCTTATTCACGGGAAATTGATAAAATGGGTAATTACAGTATGAATTCTTCAGATATTTAATAAAAGAGGTGTGTAAATGGAATATGATGTTTATGTAGATGTAGAAGCTGTAGTTGGAAATGGTACTTATTCTGATACTGCCAAATTGGATATTGTTAAGTTAATGATGGAAGCAGATATTGTCACTATAAGAAATACTTCGGTTGCAGTAGAAAAAGTTGAAGTTACTTCTGATGGAGTGATTAGATTTTATGGTGAAAGAATCGAAGTTTAAAAGGGCATCCCAAAGGATGTCTTTTTATTTTGTAGAGAAAAGCGCAGTTGCTCACCATCTCTTTATCAAAGGGATAAGTGAGCAACAAAAGTAGTAGAAAGCTGCTCTGATCTTTAAAGAGAAAATAAATTATTCATTAATTAAATACTTTTCTTCATACCACATTTACGGCATTCGCGAATATAAATAAAATTCTTAACCGAACTTTTAAACTGAGCATTACCGCAATTATCGCAGCGACCGCTGTTGACATCAGGGTATTCCTTATAGTCATACACAATAGTTGTGTCATAACCGTTATACTTATCTTCACTCATAGCTAATCACCTTCTAATTAGTTTTAGCTTACTTATAATAGCAGAATATTTAAATGGGTGAAAGGTATGTCATTCGTAATAGAAAACAAAAAGTTCTCTATAAAAGAAGGTGTTTATCATTTTTTGTCGAATATGTTGGTAGGAGGTGAATTTATGGAAACTCTTTCTTCATTACAGGCTAGAGATTGGATTGCGATAGGGAGTTTGTTATTTACAATTTTTGCTTTTGGAGTAACACAGTATTTAAGTGCTAGAAGTCAAAGAAAAACCAGAGAATTAGCAGTAAGAACTTATTTTTCGTTTTCTAGGATTGAAAGGAATATTGACTTGACTACAAAAGAAAAAGGAGTAGAAAAGGGAAGAATTCTTACTGTTGGTGACTATAAAGTCTTTAAGGACGCATTAATTAATAATAAGAAGATTAATGGTGTTAATCCGGATAAAATTAGTTATCTCCAAATACAGAATCTTGGTCCAAGTTATGCTTTAGATTGTAGGATAAAGGTTAAAAGTGTTGGAGGAAATGAGTCTGATCTCTGGGAAACTAAAGCCTATCTAAGTATTATAAATAAAGATGAATTTATTTATATACCTTTGAATAGTGCTAAGTATTACCCATTTTATAAAACACTTGAAGTTGAAATAACTTATAAAACGCAAGCAGGCGAATCTCTGTCAATTTATCAATCAAATGATAATCCTAAACATGTTTTGTATAAGATATCGACATATGGAAATAAATCTGAATTATTATCATTTCAGACAGAGAAAAGTTCTGGTAATTGGGTAGGTGAAGAGTCGTCAATTTAAATATTGGCGACTTTTTATTTTAAATAATTATTTAAAGAGGTAATTTATAATGAAACTCTATGCAAAAAAATTTTATAACTCTGGTGCCTGGAAGAAGTGCAGAAATGGATACTTTCAATCAAAGTATGGCTTATGTGAAAGGTGTGCTGCACCTGGTAAGATAGTCCATCATAAGAAGTACATAACACCAGAGAATATCAATGATCCAAACATTACATTGAACTGGGATAACCTAGAGCTTGTATGCCAGGACTGTCATAACAAAGAACATCATGAGCTACATGGTGTTACTGCCTATGGATTAATATTTGATGATAACGGAAACTTAGTGAGGAGGTAATGATATGAAACAATTAGATAACAAAGTCAATGAAGTACAACTTGGCATCCTAACAAAGGAAATACTTAAAGAGATGATACCTAACATGTCTGACATGGAACTCAATCATACTTTAAAGAAATATAAATATTACAACACATTGAAGTCTGGATATATTTACAGTGAAGAGTATGTTAAGCAAAACAAACTTACACCGGTAGCCCCCCTAAAATAATTTTAATGCGCTTTACAGATAGACCGATGAGTGCAGGTTCCGCGAATAAACAGGCCATTTTCACATGAGGGGGGGTATCCATATTTATGGCGAAATTAACAAAGGTTAAGCAAGATGAATTGATAAAAGAAGAAGTAAAGCGGTTTGAGCAAATTTTTGAGTTTATGGCGGAAGATAAGAAGCGGTTAGCGAAAAATTTGATTGAACGAGTGGCTTTTATGACAATTACTCTTCAGATACTAGAGGATCAGATTAAAGAAAAAGGTCCAACTTATCATTTTAAGCAAGGTGCACAGGAGATGATTGTGGAAAATCCAGCTCAGAAGTCGTATAACGCTATGATTAACCGATACACCTCCGCATATGATAAGTTGCTTGGCCTGCTGCCTAAAGAGGGACTAACAGTAACTGACGAAAGTGATGGATTCGAAGAATTCGTGAATGAGAAATGAAGAAGCAACTGATTAAATATCCTTTGGCTTACAATCCAATCATTGATTACTACAATAAAATTGAATCAGGTGAGGAAATTGTAGGTGTAAAGGTTAGAAGAATTTATAAAAAGCTTGTGGACGATATTTATGATCAAGGCTCTGAGTATGAATATAGCTCTAAGAAAGCCAATCATGCTATTGAGTTTATAGAGAATTATTGCAAGCATAGTAAAGGGAAATGGGCAGGACAAAATATTGAGTTGGAGCTGTGGCAGAAAGCATTTATTGCGGCCATCTTCGGCTTCATCCACAAGATAGACCAGACGAGAAAATATCGTGAGGTCTTTTTGGTCGTTGCAAGGAAAAACGGGAAATCCACATTATCGTCAGGAATCTGTTTATATCTACAGGTCGCAGATGGAGAAGGTGGGGCAGAGATTTATGCGGTAGCAACGAAAGAAAAACAGGCTAAAATCGTTTGGTCAGAAGCTAAACGGATGGTCAAGAAGTCTCCGGCATTGTCCAAGCGTATAAAAACTTTGGTAAAAGAGCTGCTTGCAGACTTTAATGACAGTACCTTCCAGCCTGTGGGTTCTGACAGTGATACATTGGATGGTTTGAACGTTCACGGGGCTTCCTTGGATGAAATACATGCTTGGAAAGACAAAAATTTGTATGACGTTATTGTGGACGGCACATCTGCTCGGGAACAGCCACTCATCCTTATGATTACAACAGCCGGCACTGTCCGGGAATCGGTTTATGACATGAAATATGAGGAAGCGGAAAGGCTGCTGCTAAGCTTTGATGATGATAATGAATATACTGATCCAACATTCTTACCAGTCATTTATGAATTGGATAACAGAAGGGAATGGACGGAAGAAAAGAATTGGAAAAAGGCAAATCCAGGTTTAGGTACTATTAAAAAGAAAGATAACCTTGCTGCAAAAGTAAAGAAAGCAATGGCCAATCCTTTATTAGTTAAGAACTTATTAACAAAGGATTTTAATATCCGAGAAACATCAAGTGAAGCATGGCTAACATTTGAACAGTTAGAAAATAAATCAACCTTTGATGTTGAAGTCTTACGTCCTAACTATGGGATTGGTGGAGTCGATTTATCGAAAACCACTGACTTAACTGCAGCAAAGGTTATTTTTATGCGGCCTGATGATTCAAATATATATGTCTTACAAATGTATTGGCTTCCTGAAGAGCTTATAGAACAAAGGTCAGAAGAGGATAAGATACCTTATAATCGCTGGCATGAACAGGGATTGCTCAGGTCCAGTCCAGGTAATAGCATTCATCCTAAATTAGTTACAGAATGGTTCTTGGAAATTAGAGACCAATATGGCATTTATCTTCCGTGGATTGGATATGATGCTTGGTCAGCAGACTACTGGGTTGAGGAAATGCAAGGATACTTTGGTAAAGAGGCTATGATACCTGTTTATCAAGGGAAGAAAACTTTATCTGGCCCGATGTATCTCTTAGCAGCTGACTTAGAGGCAAATCGAGTTATTTATAACAATAATCCTATTGATAAATGGTGCCTATCCAATACTTCTGTCGATATTGATAAGAATTTAAACATTCAACCAAGCAAAGCAAACAGCAGTAGAAGAAGGATTGACGGAACAGCTGCGTTGCTTAATTCATATGTCATTCTTCAGGAAAAGAAAAATGATTACTTTAATCTAATTTAAGGGGGTGATTAAACAAATGGCATTCTGGAATAAAACAAAAAGGCAAAATGCTGCCACTTCATCTGGGGTTAAGGTTGAATTGGTTACAGATCAAGGGAACGGTTTTTATTCCTGGCATGGCGAACTATACCGTTCCGATATTATACGTTCTTGCATAAGGCCCACAGCAAGGGCTATAGGAAAACTGGTGGCTAAACATATTCGTGAGGATTCAAGTGGTTTGAAGGTTAATCCAGAAGCATACATGAGAGTGCTATTAGAAGAACCTAACCCTTTAATGAGTGGCCAAATGTTTCAGGAAAAACTGATTACACAGTTAATGCTGAATAATAATGCTTTTGCTCTAATTGTAAGGGATGATTACGGATATCCTTATCAAATCTATCCAATCCCTTGTATATCAGCAGAGGCAATTTATAAGAATGTAGAGCTTTATATAAAGTTCCAACTGAAAAATGGAAAGATATTTGAATTTCCTTATCGGGATATTAT
This DNA window, taken from Niallia sp. Man26, encodes the following:
- a CDS encoding P27 family phage terminase small subunit; amino-acid sequence: MAKLTKVKQDELIKEEVKRFEQIFEFMAEDKKRLAKNLIERVAFMTITLQILEDQIKEKGPTYHFKQGAQEMIVENPAQKSYNAMINRYTSAYDKLLGLLPKEGLTVTDESDGFEEFVNEK
- a CDS encoding terminase large subunit — encoded protein: MKKQLIKYPLAYNPIIDYYNKIESGEEIVGVKVRRIYKKLVDDIYDQGSEYEYSSKKANHAIEFIENYCKHSKGKWAGQNIELELWQKAFIAAIFGFIHKIDQTRKYREVFLVVARKNGKSTLSSGICLYLQVADGEGGAEIYAVATKEKQAKIVWSEAKRMVKKSPALSKRIKTLVKELLADFNDSTFQPVGSDSDTLDGLNVHGASLDEIHAWKDKNLYDVIVDGTSAREQPLILMITTAGTVRESVYDMKYEEAERLLLSFDDDNEYTDPTFLPVIYELDNRREWTEEKNWKKANPGLGTIKKKDNLAAKVKKAMANPLLVKNLLTKDFNIRETSSEAWLTFEQLENKSTFDVEVLRPNYGIGGVDLSKTTDLTAAKVIFMRPDDSNIYVLQMYWLPEELIEQRSEEDKIPYNRWHEQGLLRSSPGNSIHPKLVTEWFLEIRDQYGIYLPWIGYDAWSADYWVEEMQGYFGKEAMIPVYQGKKTLSGPMYLLAADLEANRVIYNNNPIDKWCLSNTSVDIDKNLNIQPSKANSSRRRIDGTAALLNSYVILQEKKNDYFNLI
- a CDS encoding HNH endonuclease, encoding MMKLYAKKFYNSGAWKKCRNGYFQSKYGLCERCAAPGKIVHHKKYITPENINDPNITLNWDNLELVCQDCHNKEHHELHGVTAYGLIFDDNGNLVRR